The window ACTTCCTGATCCTCCTCTGGTGCGTGCTCGGAATCTTCATGTCCTCCCGGTATTTCGCCACCGTGCGCCGCGTCACCTGGATGCCCTGCGACTGCAGGATGCGCGTGATCTGCTCGTCGGTCAGCGGGCGCGACGGGTCTTCGTCTTCGATGAGCTTTTTCACCCGGCGCTTCAGGATCAGCAGGCTGGTGCCGCCGCCTTCCGGGCCGTTCACGCTCTCGCTGAAGAAGTAGCGCAGCTCGAAGACGCCCTGCGCCGTGTGCGCGTATTTGTTGGCCACCGCGCGGCTCACCGTGGAAGGATGCACCCCGATCTCTTCCGCCACTTCCTTGATCATCATCGGTTTCAGGTGATCGATGCCATGGTCCAGGAAATCGCGCTGCCTGCCGAGGATCGCGTAGCAGACCTTCAGGATGGTCTGCTTGCGCTGCTCGATGTTCTTGATCAGCTGGATGGCTGACTTATACCGCTCTTTGACGTAATTGCGCACGTCTTTTTCGGCCGCTTCGCGCGCCAGCAGGCGGCGGTAGGTCGGGTTCAGCCGCAGGGTGGGCACGTCCTCGTCGTTCATCACGACGATGTACTCTTCCCCCTGCTTCACGAAGGCCACGTCAGGCTCGATGAGCCGCGCGGAAACCTTGTTGTAGCGCAGGCCGGGCTTGGGATCGAGCGTCTTGAGGAAGTCGAGGGCCCGGGTCACCGCTTCGATCGGCCGCCCGATGGCCTTGGCGATCTCCTTGTGCTGCTTGTTCTGGACTGCCTTGAGGTGGCTGCCGACGATGGCAATGGCGTCGTCCAGCACCTGGCCGGTGTCGCCGTTCAGCGACGCGCCCATTTCGCGGCCGTCCTCGTGCGCCACTTTGAGGTACTGCAGTTGCGCCAGCAGGCACTCGCGCAGGTCGCGCGCCGCCACACCCACCGGGTCCATCTGGCGAACCAGATTGATCGCTTCCTGCAGGTGCTTCACGGTGAAGGGCGGCGTGCGCGGCGCCATCTCAATGAGCACGCCGCGCTGGGGCGCTGCCGGACGATCTGTTTCGGCTCCGGCGCTCGGCCAGTCCACCGGCGCAGCGGCCGCAACTGGTTCCGGCGCTTCCGCCACGGCGGTCTCGGCGGTTGTGGCGACTGCGGCAGCCTGCAATCCGGGTCCGGCAGCGCCCAGTTCCGCCTCGCCCGCCTCGGCGGCAGCGGCCACCGATTCCGCCACGGTTTCGCCCCTGGGTTTCTCCTCTTTCTCCTCTTCGTCGTCCGCCACCGGCTCGGGCGGTTCGGCCACGCGCTGTCCCGCAGCGGCGGCCATCAGCTCTTCGTTGCTGGCGGTCAGGTATCCGTCTTCGTTCAGGTTGCCGATCACCAGTTCGGCGGCGGCATAGACCTCGGGCTTTACGTGCAGCGACCCGAGCTGCCACATCAGGTGCTCGGTCAGCGTGGTGGGCTTGGAGAGGAAGTTCTCAAACGACGGCCGCTCCACATACTCCGACTCCGGGCTGCGATAGCCGGGATCGAGGTACTCCTGGAAGAACGATCCAAAATCAATCTCTTCAAAGGGATCGCTGCTCTTGGTTTCGCCCGGGGGCGGGGTTTCGTCGTGGCTGGCGCCGGGGGCGGTCGCGGCCCGGTCGCGGTCCTCTTCGCGCCCGGCCACCTCGTCGAGCAGCGGGACAGCCGAGTCCAGCTCCTCCAGGACCGGGTTTTCCATCATCTCCGCGTTGATCATGTCCTTCAGCTCAAGCTTGTTGAGCGCCAGGACGGAGACCATCTGCACCAGGCCAGGAGTCAGGATCTGCTTCTGGCTGACGCGAAGATTCAGTTTGGGCTGGAGCAATACCATTGCCAGAGGCCTACAGTACCACGGTTACGTTAGCACTATTTCCTCAGACGCCACGCCGTCAGATTACTTTTGTTACCGGCGCCGCGCGCCAACTTCGGCCTCGATCGGGCCCAATTGCCACTAAACCAGCGAAAAACTCTCGCCCAAATAGACCCGCTTGACTTCCGGGTCGTTGCCCAGTTGTTCGGGCGTCCCGGTGCGGAAAATTCGCCCGTCGTTGATGATGTAGGCGCGATCGGTCACGCTCAGCGTCTCGCGCACGTTGTGGTCGGTGATGAGGACGCCGATGCCCGACGTCTTCAGCTCCGAGATGATCTTCTGCAGGTCGAGCACGGCGATCGGGTCGATGCCCGAAAACGGCTCGTCCAGCAGGATGAAGCGCGGCGAAATGCACAGCGAGCGCGCAATCTCAACCCGCCGCCGCTCGCCGCCGGAAAGCGAGTAGCCGCGACTTTTGCGCAGGTGGTCGAGCCCCAGTTGCTCGATCAGCCTGTCCATGATGCGGCGGCGCTCACGCCAGCTCATGGGTTGGGCTTCCAGCACCGCCAGGACGTTTTCCTCGACCGTCAGCTTGCGGAAGACCGAGGGCTCCTGCGGCAGGTAGCTGACGCCGTAGTTCCGCGCCCGCAGGTACATGGGCACGTCGGTAATGTCGTCGCCGTCGGCCATGATCCGCCCGGTGTCGGGCCGCGTGAGGCCGACGATCATGTGGAACGTCGTCGTCTTGCCGGCGCCATTGGGACCCAGCAGCCCGACGACTTCCGCCTGGTTGATGTGGAGGGAAACCCCGTTGACCACCCGGCGGCCCCGAAAAGACTTGCCAAGCTCGTCAGTGGCCAGGGTCAGCATTCAAATCTACTTGCTAACTCGCGTCTGGGTGACCGTTCTAGACGTGCCGTTACTCTCAACCACAACCCTATCATCGCGTTGGAAGAAGGTCAACGAATCGCCCGTAATCGTGCCGTGTTCGGCATCAAAAATGCTAGGCGGCCCGCCGGTCAGCACGAACTTGCCCTCCGCCGCCGAGTACACCAGCCGCGTGCCGGTCGCTTTGCGGCCCGGTTCCTCGATGGTCACGCGCCCTTCCGCGACGATCTGCTGCACCTGACTGGGCCCCTGCGCCTGTCCGGAGCCGCCGCTCTGGCCCGCCGGCGGGTTGCGCGGGTGCAGGATGACGTCGGCATGGTCGGCCGTGAGTGTGGTTTCAGCGCCGCGCGCCACCACGCCGCCGGAGAAGCGCGCCCGGCGGTCGCTATCGGAGTAGGTGAGCCGCGCCGCGCTCACGTTCACCGGCGCGGCCCTTCCCTTGCTGTCGATCTGGGTGAAGACGGTGGAAACCGGCTTCAACGTACTTCCTTCCGCCAGCATGCTGCGGCGGTCGCGGTCGAATTCGATCGTTGGCGCTTCCACGATGTTGGCGTCCTGCCACAGCCGGGCGCCGCCGGTGTAGCGCGCAACAGCGGAGGCGCCGCCCGCCGCCCGCCGCGCCGACATCGCCGCGGCCGTGACGTGCACCGGGCTGCCCGAGGCGAGCATGGCGCCGCCAGGCGACTGCTTCGATTCGGTGTAAGTGGTCTTCACGTC is drawn from Terriglobales bacterium and contains these coding sequences:
- the rpoN gene encoding RNA polymerase factor sigma-54, with protein sequence MVLLQPKLNLRVSQKQILTPGLVQMVSVLALNKLELKDMINAEMMENPVLEELDSAVPLLDEVAGREEDRDRAATAPGASHDETPPPGETKSSDPFEEIDFGSFFQEYLDPGYRSPESEYVERPSFENFLSKPTTLTEHLMWQLGSLHVKPEVYAAAELVIGNLNEDGYLTASNEELMAAAAGQRVAEPPEPVADDEEEKEEKPRGETVAESVAAAAEAGEAELGAAGPGLQAAAVATTAETAVAEAPEPVAAAAPVDWPSAGAETDRPAAPQRGVLIEMAPRTPPFTVKHLQEAINLVRQMDPVGVAARDLRECLLAQLQYLKVAHEDGREMGASLNGDTGQVLDDAIAIVGSHLKAVQNKQHKEIAKAIGRPIEAVTRALDFLKTLDPKPGLRYNKVSARLIEPDVAFVKQGEEYIVVMNDEDVPTLRLNPTYRRLLAREAAEKDVRNYVKERYKSAIQLIKNIEQRKQTILKVCYAILGRQRDFLDHGIDHLKPMMIKEVAEEIGVHPSTVSRAVANKYAHTAQGVFELRYFFSESVNGPEGGGTSLLILKRRVKKLIEDEDPSRPLTDEQITRILQSQGIQVTRRTVAKYREDMKIPSTHQRRIRK
- the lptB gene encoding LPS export ABC transporter ATP-binding protein; its protein translation is MLTLATDELGKSFRGRRVVNGVSLHINQAEVVGLLGPNGAGKTTTFHMIVGLTRPDTGRIMADGDDITDVPMYLRARNYGVSYLPQEPSVFRKLTVEENVLAVLEAQPMSWRERRRIMDRLIEQLGLDHLRKSRGYSLSGGERRRVEIARSLCISPRFILLDEPFSGIDPIAVLDLQKIISELKTSGIGVLITDHNVRETLSVTDRAYIINDGRIFRTGTPEQLGNDPEVKRVYLGESFSLV